DNA from Quercus lobata isolate SW786 chromosome 1, ValleyOak3.0 Primary Assembly, whole genome shotgun sequence:
ttcttcatgttcttcttttagtttatatacccccctttgcgctccatccttaccgcacacgtgtaggttgtgtccggaggatttctttctgtcccatctggctcctcctggaacttcctatgggcagctgtaaggctgcttccctactgttcaggtatcacctccacattaatgcggccagagagttggttgagaggtcattaatgcggaggcagctgtagtttcagatatttgtttgccttatctctttcatctttagtcggctactatGTCCTTTGtgatgacctaattctgagatctgatcgcagtgagaccacgtcctgatcgtcctcggacgcctactgccgaggagcatggtgtcctcggacgggtatacggcctcggatgggccacgaGCCCAACAATTCTGAACCCTACGGGCCCATTAATTGAATGATCCCCACACTACTATTggattatatgtttttatttgcttttaccatgtatgtcaaatttcatgttaattggAGTTATTtgctttttaattaattaaatcatattgtgaatataattttaaaattaaatacttgaaatttaaatattatatgatGAGGTAGTTATTTTCTTCGATGATCTTGATATTTTACAAACATGAAAAGTATAAACAATGCAATGTAATCCAATTGTTAATTGATTAAAATACccatttcataaaaaattatgaagtgGTGTAACGTCACAAAGAGTTACATTAAGTAGAACTTTaacatgaattttattttattctttgatATTAATTGAattctgaaaatattataaatttacgcatcattttttatcaatcatTGTATGCATGGGCAGTAGAACTGGTACCGTTATCAAAATTAGATAACAACCTAGCTTCTTAAAGGAATAAGAACGATACACCTAACATCACGGTCCCGTAGCTCAGTTGGTTAGAGCGTTGGTCTTATGAGCCGAAGGTCGCGGGTTCGAGCCCCGCCGGGACCATCTCTTCTCAAATCAGTGTGCGGGggttttgttgtatttttgaaaacgaaaaaaaaaaaatacaagactGAAGCAAATTTCTTCTTTGCAAGTGttgattttataaaataaaataaccgaGACTGTATTTAGTAATTAGTATTCCTTGTAGTGCTCTGTTGTATTTTTgaaaccgaaaaaaaaaaaaaaaaaaaatacaagactgaagcaaattttttctttgcaagtgttgattatataaaataaaataaccgaGACTGTATTTAGTAATTAGTATTCCTTGTAGTGCTTGactattttatcaaattaatgaaaaaagtttgggtaaatttcatatttgatgcctattttttacaacatattttaattTCGTCTATAATATTTGAAtcgtgtcaatttggtcccaaaCCTTTTAATTTCGTGTCAATTTAGTTACTTTTGTTAtatcttggatgaaaattgatagCATGTTAAactgccaaaataaaattttagtatattgtcacatcaacaaaagctaactttttattttggccattaaACGCGTCAttcaattttcatataaaaaataacggtaagaactaaattgacacagtaTTGAAagattagggactaaattgacacaattgaaaagttatgaaccaaattgaaatatggtataTAGAATAGGAACTAAATATGCAGTTTacccaaaaagtttttatgaaatCCCTATCCTTGAGACTATGTCACTATactagaaaaggaaaatataatatGAAATGTCTTCCAATTAGTCACTTTATACAAACTTGTAACTTTGTGAAGAGCCCCATTTGAAAATTGCTGGATAGAACAGGTGAATAATATGCTGTGCTGAACAATATTAGTATTAACCCGCTTGACACTTTGTTTCGGCTTTTTGTTTCCACAACTCCAGGACCTTATATGGGAAAAGGAACTCAAAAGTTTTTACCTATATAACGGTCAACAAACTAGGCATGCCAATACATAAATATGATATGCCACATGATAAATATGATATGCCGCATGCATTATCACAGGTGAGCAATTTCCGAAACGACAGTGTCTTGCTAATTGCGTAGTAGTCTTTGAAAATATACCAAGAAAGTGTAATCCCAGTGAAAATGATTAAAACAAAGAgatcattatttaaatttaatgtcattttattttgcaagtcaattgtatttctTATTGGTCAATTGTAGTTTCTATTTTAGGTCTTACTATTCAATTAggtttattaatatttttatttacagcGGGTTGGACTTGGAATTAGTGAAAAAGATGTGTAGTAAGGGGATTCTTGtaaaattagggtttgtttggttgaaggggtggaaaagtgggaggatagaaaatgagaAAGTGATAGAAAAATGGGAAGATAAAAGTATTTTAGTTTTTCCtcatatgtgtttggttgggaggatgaaaaagtgaAGGGATGGAAAACTCATTTATttgattgaaaagaaaaaagagaggatggaaaatgaaATTGGTATAAATTGATTCATAtgcccttattaaaaaaattgtgctcaattaaaaaaaaaaagtccaaaaaaaaaaaaaaatcataccaagtttactaaaacaaaaaatcatgcccaattaaaaataaaaaaaaaaaaaaaaaaaaaaaaaaaaaccaaccatgcctacttaaaaaagaagaagaaaaaagattgaTGAAGACATATAATGTaactgtaaggactcaatttgtaacgaccgcAAAacgatattgggttcgcacgtaagaaggcccaaacaatataatttgtagagcgtgggtttgaaagactaggccttggtcaccgaacgGTGGTTAGTCGTAGTATTCATACAAAAGTAAGTCGTGTTCGCTTGAGGAGTCATTCTCCTCGATGCGGTCttggaggctctggtttttggccttttttcccagcccctcttTTTGGCGCatcagtcttcacattatatagcccttcttggctGATCCTGGCCATCCacctgttgatcaggcaggtgcctatTCAAGTACCTGTCCCATTAGCCGCCTCcccttactttttgttagttgcaattACTGAAGCCGCACTGTTCAGGtatcttttctcattaatatggttaggacgtttgtggacgcatttaatgcggaagggacgtatttaccttgaaccacctTCACACCGTACCCtcacgtgggtcccattctacttgCCTCTTCTTTTGGGGGCCttttggaggctgcctttgatgacatATCACTCTTTCCTTCgaagtcttgggatgccgaggacagggtcatcctcggctacgtctctaggctatttggtctttccCTACTCGTCCTTGGCAACtaccctcctcggcatgggccttgggccctagtGGAGAGTGGGCCGGATCGTAAGTTCTCCGGCCCCATAGTAACTAATGTTAAAGAAGGGGGttaattttgtaaaagaattagTTGAACCAATAGCCAAGGTTTCCACCgtgttttctctccattttggagagacTTATTTTTGGTGGGTTAAGAGAGAAAATGTATTGGCCCACAAAAAATCCTTCCACTTTCTCTCTTTACCAAACAACCCTAacattgtgtttggttgggggggtaatagggaggatggaaaacaaagggaggaaaatagggtggaaaacagtgttttccactgtttggcaaaagaaggaaaatgctGAGGATGGAAAACccgggagaaaattttctcccctGGGCCTACAATTTACATCCTCCCAAATCGGGAGGAAAATTGTGGAGAGAAAAGTGCTCTCACCATGGAATTACACAAATGCCCTCTCCCACCTACCATCTTCACAAACACAACGGTTGTTctggaatcaagtaaaaaaaaaaaaaaaaaagcaagagctggagaaaaaaaagagagaatgagagcacTAGCTGGAACGTTCttgaaagagggagaaaaagaaagaaaagaaggggaaGATAAAGAGATAAGGACAAAcgtgtatgaaaaaaaaaagtatggataaaattaaatgagagaaaggagaaataatataaagaataaaaaatcttaattgaaaaatgttaccacaatattttcacaataaattttaagtaacagattgttattagtcaatattagtgagtaaaaaaataatttcagtggtgggttcaaattagaactagtaacaacttttcacataaattttgttgtgaaagtattgcgaaaAATGTCGTGGATGTAataacacttctcattgaaaaatataattgttggtaaattttatattatttaatgagtacaaataaatctatttcttacctattatgtaacaagggtataataatcaatttatgtaaactacattttctattctcccacttttcttttcaaccaaataaaagagttttccaccctcccatttttccatccctccaaccaaacacacatgagggaaaactaaatattttccatcctcccacttttccactcctccaaccaaatggaccctaaaacctattttctttgctttcttttctatcatttctatttcacttttaaccaaacacagccttaatgTGAAGAATTGCAAAGTCAATTTCCTTACTAGAATCTTGACCACAAAATTCATTTAAGGAAAAGTTATGATTGTAGAAGCTTGTTTGGACACGTGTGGATCAAGCTATAAATTGCATGAAGAATGGAGGCACTCAAGACGTGCGTAGTTGCTAAATATGGATAATTGTGGTAGAGCTATATGTTATTTGGTTATCTTAATCTTTAGTTTAGCAAAAAGAGTTCTTCTCAATAACGAGTGATATACATTATTCAGTTGATTTCATTATCACGTTGCATTTCAAATTATTCGCAAAGTACTTGAGCAGGGGAAGTGAATAATAAATGAAGAAGAATTATAACcctctattctctctctttttctctttcatgttCAAGAGATTAGTTACCTTGAATCagacaaaatttttattaaaacaagtttttaaaCAAAATCTGGTAAATAATATTGTCAGCAAACGTTACCCCTGTTGTCTTCAATATCTCCCAATCTCAACATTCTTCATTTTCCGTTGGTTAAATGGGAACCAAAAGGGGAAGCATTATTGATGAGGCTCAAACCTTATCAGTGATACTCAGttgtaaaaaatcaaaatctagaAGAATTAAAATGATAAGGTAAACTCAACGTTGTAGCTTGAAATGGCAACtgaggatttttatttttgtcaaatgTGAGCTGATCTATGATTTCAAGTTGGAGGAAATCATTTCCCACTTTCGACAAAGTTACAATTTACTAATTTCATTCTCCTCTCTTGGTCTAACAATGAAACCTCACAACCGCAAACTACTCCACTCATGTTCCATCACCTCATTTCAGCTATCAAATCATGAGTTGCACTCACATTTTCAAAATTgctatagttttaaaaataatttcaaaagtaCATTTTTGAGATGCAATTTTCAACTTATATAGCTCTATAATTGCTACATAGATTATATATCAAGAAAGAACTGTCCCATACAAAGTACCTTCAGAGAAATATTTGTTCTATAACCCTTACGAGAACTTCAAGATATCCTATTTGATGGACATGGTGATGGGTTCTCTTTTTCATCTCTCATTTTAAGTTTGCCTTGGAACTCTGTAATAAAAACTTACGTACACCCAAGgcaaacaaagaacaaaatctGAGGCAGGTCAACCCTTTAtcttaataattcatttaaccTCCTAATGCTCCCCAAGCCAAtccttcaaaattttagtaGTAACTTCCTAAAATTCACTAGCCAAAGAATCACAGATTCTACTACAACAATCCTTATCTAATCATAAACTAAAATCACTTACAATGATTTTGGATTACTTAATGAGGTACAGTGACATTGTTCCAATCACGTCTGCTATTAACACAATAATAAACCCGTTCACAGTGAACTGACAGTTTGATACAAATGTCAGCCTGCATGCAGAGCCTTCGTGCCATTTAACCCCGCTTTACAGGCCTTTGAACGTAAGATTTATTGGGGTCTTCGGTCTTGAGCTTTGGAGGTCGAATTTCACCCTTCTTAGCCTGCAAATGTACATAAAAGAGGATATCTTCAGCCATTCTcatttgcttatatatatatatatataagacaatTAATGATTATATCATCTCACCTTCTTTCCACTCTTCATAAAATCTCTCCAGCTTGAAACCTGATCATTGAAATAAACAGGAGATGAATACAAGTCCCAATAGCAGAGatgccaaaaagaaaattaaaatatcaaatgtAAGCATTTTGAAAGAACCAATTTAAGTTCTCCTACCAAAGGAgattaaaacttttaatatgaagaaaatgatattggaaaatattaaagatctaagaatacAAAACTAAGAACTTGTATATAGCACCGTTAATATAAAGTTCAAACTATCTGATTCTTCCTTCTCACAAAGGATTTAGGAATGATctttaagatttatttatttatttaaattaatttccttttagGGTAAGTAAGCTTGTGATAATTGTGACATTCTTAATGTATATGCCGATTTGATAGCtttaggatttatttatttatttaaattagttTTCTTTAGGGGTAAGTAAGTTTGTGATAGACGTGACAATCTTAGTGTATATGCCAATTTGATTCCTTTTGCTTTAGTTCTTAATTTTTATACAAGGAAATTTTCTTGTCTCAGCTAAAAGTCCACACATCCCTTGTCAATATGAGATGGCATCCACTTTATTCTTCTTCAGATCCTATAATCCAAAATGCTTTTCAAAACCTTAATCATGAGGGCAATCAAACCTTGCAGCAGCTAACGAGTGAATCTTGAATCAGAAGCAGTGTTATGGAAGGCTGAAAATGCACTgaaacactaaaaactattgGAGCCTAGGCACACAGGGCAAAGCCGAGGCAAGGGACTGAGTTAAGCAATGCACATGTCGAGGAAATGaaaatgaacagtcacaaagaAACTGAATAACAATGAAACAATGTAACATGGAtgcaattaaagaaaatttaattgcAAATCCAACAGTTCAAACATAGCTTCATCaagcattttttataatagtaatataactttactattattttttatttatgaaagaTGGATTTTATTTGTGAAAGATGGAAACAAACCCTCTGTTCTCTTGTTCCTTCCCACTGCTCCTCATGCTCCCGCTTTCTCTTCCAcatttcttttgcttcttcttcatccttCTTTAACCTTCCTTGCTCTTCTGATATCTACAAGACAACAAAGGCAAAAAGATCCTTAGAATATGAAGTGTAAAATGAGAACAGCACATGGAAACAAGGAAAATACAGAGATTCCGGCATACCCTCATCTGCATTTTTCTCCTCCGCCATTCCTGTTCTGTTAATATTTCTCGAACCTTCAATTTCAGCTCCTGCTGGAACTCCTCTGACTGTTCATACATTTGCTCATATTTTCCCTTTACATACCAAAGAGGTAAAATTAATAGGTTGTTTCAGAAGCCTTCAGTTGGAAAGGacaattaagaaaatataactGCCTAAATGTCAGAAGTTCAGaacccccccctcccccccgccaaaaaaaaaaaaaacccacacacatgtataaataaatatataacagAACCCCACAACAACCAatactaaaaagaaataaatataaggGGTTAAAGGGAAAGACATGAAGAGtaaacaacaataaatactattctagcagataaaaaaaaaaaaaaccgagcATACAAAGTATGATTAATATTGGTAAATCATTCTGAATATGCTCACTGCACAAATCCCTCCAATCAGAGATGCAAATAGAGTACAGATTACAGATTACAGATTACAGGAGATTAGGAAAGCCGTGATCAATCTCCTTAGGAGATACATGCCAACCAAAACTTTTGTTTCACCTTACAGATTACAGGGATTATAGCAACCATTTGATTGATAACACACAATTTTATAGGGTCCAAATATAGAcatcaaaaagtaaaatttaaaactaagtgtgtgtgtgtgtaaagaaCATAATATAAGGAGAACACTACATACCTCTTCAACCAATGACTTTATTTTAGAAGCTGTATCTTTCCTCAAATGCTTTTTCCTCTTCATTCTAAGCTCATCTGAAATTCACgttaaattaaagaataagcTCTCTTTTATATTAATATCAATCCTCAATCTCTGCAATAcgtaaacaaaataattatgcaTACAGGACACTGCATGGACAATCCTAGCTCATATGGCATGAATAGATTGGCCCTGTTATAAACTAGCAAATAGAGAGCTAAGAGAGGTAAGATCCAGCTAcaaacttaatttaaaaaatttcaagtaccAACCTTTTGCTGCATTCACCTGGCTAAGAACATAATCTCTTTCCTGTTGATCAAGTAAGAGTTGTTGGGCTTTTGCCAATGCTGCTCACGAGTCAACAACCCAATGTTAGAAAGTAATTCAATTATGCATTTGAATCAACAGATGCAGGCAACGTTCTATGCACCTCCaatgtaattatcaaattagcATTCATATTCCTTCCCCATATTGCCCGCACAACTTGAGAATGCAACCATACATCACACCGTCAAAatatagaatattttttttgataggtgaaaaaaacatagaaacatAGAAAATTCCATGTAatgttctgttttttttttttttagcaagtaaATTCCATGTGATGTCAAACATGCGCACACAGTTTTTGATAAGAAATAAGAATATAATTAAAAAGGAAACAACTTAATAAACTTACGTATACTGAGTTTGTGGAAAATTTCTACTGAAACTTGCAAAGCATAACTCAACTCATCCATTCatagattaattttttgatcAGTGATCCATTCATAGAATGATTTAAGAAACAAAGATTCAAAATCAAGCACAGAGATCTCAATGCATTAAAAGTCAGATTATTCCTCACCCTCCAAATATTCCACATAAGGTAAAGAGGGAGTAGAGTTCAAACCAAGATATTGTTGTACCTCCCATGCAATGTTTTCCAACAAAACAACACCACAGCAACTACCCAGAATAAGAAGGAGATGAGAAAACATATTTCTCTAGCAGCAGAGCAATGGATCAGTAAATGGTTTACTGAGTTCCCACCAGACTCATGTACAGCACTGATTCACCAAGATCATGTTCCTTTTAATGAGATTACCTACAGCTAATATCTCTTTGCCAAAGTAGATGTCCAAAAAAGAAGGCAACTTTTCTTAGGACTTTGCTATGCTAGACTCcaaactctaaaaaaatttatgacctgCCTAGACCCTAGGTGCAGGAGGGAAGATCCTCCAGCCAAATTCAGAATCTAGTAagattattaaaagaaatagtaCCAATGGGGATAAGATTTAGATGTCCACGCACCCACTCACCCAATGAAGTCACCTACACTCATGACAAATACTAGTCACAATTTTAACAATGGCCTTAGTAGACCATGGGCTTTCGTTCCTGTGATAAAATTAGGAGTTCCATAGGTTATTGGTTCAAaccttaccaataaaaaatggTCATAGTCAGAAAACAGAATGACAATAACGCCATTGGACTAACTACACAATTTACTGCTACTATCACATTCCTCATCACACAAGCCTTCAATTTCCACACCAAGGAAAGTAATCAAAGGATTTGAACCAGCAAGgggaaataaaatttcaaaatagaaaaacaacaCCATCAAGGGCCCATCTTCAAATCACTAGCTGGAGCCATTCTAAAGCTATTAAGGTGTTCCAAGAACTCTTTACTGATATTTGTACAGGAAATGCAACACTGCATCCTTGATGAACAAGGGTAACCTTATCCTTTGCCAGTCCTACATTGTAATGGGTTGCACACATACTCTAAAAAGGGATGTCATCACACCGAAAATCTTCCCAAAATATCCAATATTCTTGCGGTTGTAAAACACAAATGCATATTTTCATCACACCAAACATTGCCAATTCAGCACATTAACATCTCACGTATTACTCCATAACTTTTTTCTCCCTTAAATCTTCATATCCAATTAACTGGCAAAGCATTGCACACCAACTAATGATGTGGCAAGTATGTAGGGGAGAAATAGGAGAACATTTAAG
Protein-coding regions in this window:
- the LOC115982411 gene encoding J domain-containing protein spf31, whose translation is MGEASSNSTDDDLLLKNFFAEVSEVERDNEVNRILTCFKLNPFEHLNLPFGASPEDIKRQYRKLSLLVHPDKCKHPQAKEAFGALAKAQQLLLDQQERDYVLSQVNAAKDELRMKRKKHLRKDTASKIKSLVEEGKYEQMYEQSEEFQQELKLKVREILTEQEWRRRKMQMRISEEQGRLKKDEEEAKEMWKRKREHEEQWEGTREQRVSSWRDFMKSGKKAKKGEIRPPKLKTEDPNKSYVQRPVKRG